One region of Armigeres subalbatus isolate Guangzhou_Male chromosome 3, GZ_Asu_2, whole genome shotgun sequence genomic DNA includes:
- the LOC134224235 gene encoding tubulin alpha-1 chain, with the protein MRECISVHVGQAGVQIGNACWELYCLEHGIQPDGQMPSDKTIGGGDDSFNTFFSETGAGKHVPRAVFVDLEPTVVDEVRTGTYRQLFHPEQLITGKEDAANNYARGHYTIGKEIVDLVLDRIRKLADQCTGLQGFLIFHSFGGGTGSGFTSLLMERLSVDYGKKSKLEFAIYPAPQVSTAVVEPYNSILTTHTTLEHSDCAFMVDNEAIYDICRRNLDIERPTYTNLNRLIGQIVSSITASLRFDGALNVDLTEFQTNLVPYPRIHFPLVTYAPVISAEKAYHEQLSVAEITNACFEPANQMVKCDPRHGKYMACCMLYRGDVVPKDVNAAIATIKTKRTIQFVDWCPTGFKVGINYQPPTVVPGGDLAKVQRAVCMLSNTTAIAEAWARLDHKFDLMYAKRAFVHWYVGEGMEEGEFSEAREDLAALEKDYEEVGMDSGEGEGEGAEEY; encoded by the exons ATG CGTGAATGTATCTCCGTGCACGTTGGCCAGGCTGGTGTCCAGATTGGAAACGCCTGCTGGGAGCTGTACTGCCTTGAGCATGGAATTCAACCCGATGGCCAGATGCCATCGGACAAAACCATCGGAGGTGGCGATGACTCGTTCAACACCTTCTTCAGCGAGACTGGTGCCGGCAAGCACGTGCCCCGCGCTGTCTTCGTCGATTTGGAACCAACCGTAGTCGATGAGGTCCGCACCGGAACTTACCGCCAGCTGTTCCACCCGGAGCAACTGATCACCGGCAAGGAAGATGCTGCCAACAACTACGCCCGTGGCCATTATACCATTGGCAAGGAAATTGTCGATTTGGTGCTGGACCGCATCCGTAAGCTGGCTGACCAATGTACCGGTCTGCAAGGTTTCTTGATCTTCCACTCGTTCGGAGGAGGCACCGGATCTGGTTTCACCTCGCTGCTCATGGAGCGCCTGTCGGTCGATTATGGAAAGAAGTCCAAGCTGGAATTTGCCATTTACCCCGCTCCCCAAGTTTCAACTGCTGTGGTTGAACCATACAACTCCATCCTGACCACCCACACCACCCTGGAGCATTCGGATTGCGCCTTCATGGTCGACAACGAGGCTATCTACGATATCTGTCGTCGCAACTTGGACATTGAACGCCCAACCTACACCAATCTTAACCGTCTGATTGGTCAGATTGTATCCTCCATCACCGCCTCCTTGCGGTTCGATGGCGCCCTGAACGTCGATCTTACTGAATTCCAGACTAACTTGGTGCCGTACCCACGTATCCACTTCCCGTTGGTCACCTACGCCCCGGTCATCTCGGCTGAAAAGGCCTACCACGAGCAGCTTTCGGTCGCCGAAATCACCAACGCCTGTTTCGAACCGGCCAACCAGATGGTCAAGTGTGACCCACGTCACGGCAAGTACATGGCCTGTTGTATGTTGTACCGTGGCGATGTTGTCCCCAAGGACGTCAACGCTGCGATTGCCACCATCAAGACCAAGCGTACCATCCAGTTTGTCGACTGGTGTCCAACTGGTTTCAAGGTCGGTATCAACTACCAGCCACCAACTGTCGTCCCAGGTGGCGATTTGGCCAAGGTTCAGCGTGCCGTCTGCATGTTGTCCAACACCACCGCCATCGCTGAGGCTTGGGCTCGTCTGGATCACAAGTTTGATCTGATGTACGCCAAGCGTGCCTTCGTCCACTGGTACGTCGGTGAGGGTATGGAGGAAGGTGAATTCTCCGAAGCCCGTGAGGATTTAGCCGCCCTCGAGAAGGATTATGAGGAAGTTGGCATGGACTCCGGCGAGGGAGAGGGTGAAGGCGCTGAGGAATACTAG